In Bacteroidota bacterium, one DNA window encodes the following:
- a CDS encoding tetratricopeptide repeat protein — MPIRKFLTISLVALSLAACKKADTALVIPNLMPRGGDSTSAEFVNAQSEVATLRSDLTLHPDKLDDYTKLAMIFLQEARVSGRHHEYFPVASRLLDETLRRDSLNFEGLVLRAGMQMTMHRFAEAKQTIVKAIKVNPHNSGAYGILADANTELGLYDEAVKAVDTMISTRPDLRSYARASYQRELRGDLNGALAAMRLAVDAGAYGQESREWSVYQYANLFLNEGKLDTAQFLYNGILEERPNYGFALSGLAMVAVAKHDYPTAIEHLVKATQVLPEHIFLEQLSDLYVAMGDREDAKQLEEKVIAAFAVHEADGWNVAREYALYCANHGIHLDEALTRAEADYRTRPHNIDALDTYAWCLLKNGRAADAAPLANEALRMSPLNPTIWYHAAVIAHSTGDTVVASARYARCGYLPCIYTSTSLAIR, encoded by the coding sequence ATGCCGATTCGCAAGTTTCTTACGATCTCGTTAGTTGCGCTTTCACTGGCAGCCTGCAAGAAGGCCGATACTGCACTCGTCATTCCGAACCTCATGCCGCGCGGAGGCGATTCGACCTCTGCCGAGTTTGTCAATGCACAATCGGAGGTTGCAACCCTTCGCAGCGACCTGACGCTGCACCCCGATAAGCTCGACGACTATACGAAGCTTGCGATGATCTTTCTGCAAGAAGCGCGCGTGAGCGGCCGCCACCACGAGTATTTCCCCGTCGCGTCGCGGTTGCTCGACGAAACCTTGCGGCGCGACTCGCTGAACTTCGAGGGGCTTGTTCTTCGTGCCGGTATGCAAATGACAATGCATCGGTTCGCCGAAGCGAAACAAACGATCGTCAAAGCGATCAAGGTGAATCCGCATAACTCCGGCGCCTATGGCATCCTCGCCGATGCAAATACCGAACTCGGACTGTATGACGAAGCCGTGAAGGCGGTTGATACAATGATAAGCACACGGCCCGACCTGCGTTCGTATGCACGGGCATCGTATCAGCGCGAATTGCGTGGCGACCTTAACGGCGCACTCGCTGCGATGCGTCTGGCTGTCGATGCCGGTGCCTATGGACAAGAGAGTCGCGAATGGTCCGTTTATCAATATGCCAATCTCTTCTTAAACGAAGGCAAACTCGATACTGCCCAATTTCTCTATAATGGTATCCTCGAAGAACGGCCGAACTATGGGTTCGCACTTTCGGGCTTGGCAATGGTCGCTGTAGCGAAGCACGATTATCCGACAGCAATTGAACACCTTGTGAAGGCCACACAAGTTCTGCCGGAACACATATTCCTCGAGCAACTCTCCGACCTCTACGTCGCAATGGGCGACCGAGAGGATGCCAAACAGCTTGAAGAAAAGGTCATCGCCGCATTCGCCGTACACGAGGCAGATGGTTGGAATGTCGCCCGCGAATATGCACTCTACTGCGCGAATCACGGTATTCATCTTGACGAAGCGCTCACTCGTGCCGAAGCCGATTACCGCACCCGTCCGCATAATATCGATGCCCTCGATACATACGCTTGGTGTCTGCTCAAGAACGGCCGTGCAGCCGATGCTGCCCCGCTCGCCAATGAAGCCCTACGAATGAGCCCGCTCAACCCGACGATCTGGTATCATGCCGCCGTGATTGCCCATTCTACCGGTGACACTGTCGTAGCCTCGGCCCGATATGCCCGTTGTGGATATTTGCCGTGCATCTATACCTCCACTTCATTGGCCATACGTTAA
- a CDS encoding HupE/UreJ family protein codes for MDLFPTFFRIGFEHIVTGYDHLLFLLGLILVTKDWRSLLSVASAFTVAHSTTLILSALGILSLPPVVTESLIALSIVYVAIENVVRENPSSSRWIVAGSFGLIHGAGFSGHLTEILKGMLEMGNIWWPLAGFNVGIEVGQILVIAVVLPIMWLVRKYGVERKIVQEVSRVIASVGGVLLLLRIFGLNP; via the coding sequence ATGGACCTCTTCCCTACATTCTTTCGCATCGGTTTCGAGCACATCGTGACCGGCTACGATCATCTGCTGTTTTTGCTCGGACTGATACTCGTCACGAAAGACTGGCGTTCGCTCCTTTCCGTTGCAAGTGCATTCACCGTTGCGCATTCGACGACGCTTATCCTCTCCGCACTCGGCATCCTGAGTCTGCCACCGGTCGTGACGGAATCACTCATCGCGCTATCGATCGTCTATGTTGCCATTGAAAATGTCGTCCGCGAAAACCCGTCGAGCAGCAGATGGATCGTCGCCGGTTCATTCGGGCTCATTCACGGCGCCGGATTCTCAGGGCATCTCACCGAGATACTTAAAGGCATGCTCGAAATGGGAAATATCTGGTGGCCGCTTGCCGGCTTTAACGTCGGCATCGAGGTTGGGCAGATCCTCGTGATCGCTGTTGTGTTGCCGATCATGTGGCTCGTGCGCAAATACGGTGTCGAACGTAAGATCGTTCAGGAAGTATCACGAGTGATCGCCTCGGTGGGGGGCGTCTTACTGTTGCTTCGTATCTTCGGCCTGAACCCATAG
- a CDS encoding VCBS repeat-containing protein: MKPIALFITLCIASNIFASGSPQIVKRDNGTFGGNQSTKLGKDITGWEETAILQPKGPCTLDEIDVYLDGTIPGQVVVWVMADPSEGSIPPTGWVRSYAALCGPITVDYDGNPGWVPIDVKDSGLRSDGFDRLCIQHTVTSANGPYFALDKSPSTNSSFLMNPNEPLFQGLTIPGKYYLANANFMVRMLVRYEFPAGNTSALPPAATFGDHAKDVGLVVNGKQFASARASVADWNGDGWDDIVTGGKFFQNNGDGTFKNVTATIGIDSAGGGYVWGDFNGDGFIDCYSVNGGAGDKIFAGQSDGTFKDVTASTKISNPYPTITPMWFDYDKDGNLDLYISNGRTADTAGNETYYPDQLWHNNGDGTFENLTQKNGISDAEQPPYYDCWASTVGDYNLDGYPDIFVADYRLQPDMLFRNNGGTSFTDVAAETGAIGVPTADPNSFGHGAGCEFADFNNDGLPDLFVGNLGHPDWRGQFSNPSLLFINQGGADHKFIDMHKQMGVKFFEMNFGVVTLDADLDGNLDAFHCQYAYNATSTGEPYRRSRIYINDGPSRNYHLSDKTWHLGCNIHGAWTAVRGDFDHDGDMDLVAASPTDLVRYFRNDVTRNGKYLSIRLKGDASQHVNTDAYGTSMTIYANGKKWYRDLMSGGSGSTASQNSNEINLGLGQVPSVDSVVITWPNGRKATLTTLQPDHGYLVKYPDIVNVTFQSVRQETTNQASIVASVDGANLTVRYTGSEAISNARIEVRTLLGSLVRSQQAATIGSSEDYRIDIAGLASGTYLVTLSNDSNTHSATIVVTH; encoded by the coding sequence ATGAAACCGATCGCTCTCTTCATTACCCTTTGTATTGCATCGAATATATTCGCCAGCGGCTCGCCGCAGATCGTCAAACGCGACAACGGCACCTTCGGCGGCAATCAATCGACCAAGCTCGGCAAGGACATCACCGGTTGGGAAGAAACAGCAATCCTGCAACCGAAAGGACCCTGTACCCTCGACGAGATCGACGTGTATCTCGATGGCACAATACCCGGTCAGGTAGTGGTATGGGTGATGGCCGATCCTTCGGAAGGCTCGATCCCCCCGACCGGCTGGGTGCGAAGCTACGCTGCCCTCTGTGGCCCGATCACTGTCGATTACGATGGCAACCCCGGCTGGGTGCCAATCGACGTCAAAGATAGCGGTCTTCGTTCCGATGGCTTCGACCGACTCTGTATTCAGCATACCGTCACCTCCGCAAACGGACCGTACTTCGCACTCGATAAAAGTCCGTCCACCAACAGCTCGTTCCTGATGAATCCGAACGAGCCGCTCTTTCAAGGTCTTACCATCCCGGGGAAATATTATCTCGCAAACGCGAACTTCATGGTGCGGATGTTGGTGCGATACGAATTCCCCGCCGGAAATACGTCGGCTCTGCCACCGGCCGCTACGTTCGGTGATCATGCAAAAGATGTCGGGCTCGTGGTCAACGGCAAACAGTTCGCTTCGGCGCGCGCCAGTGTTGCCGACTGGAACGGTGACGGTTGGGACGATATTGTCACCGGAGGAAAGTTCTTTCAAAACAATGGCGATGGAACGTTCAAAAATGTGACGGCAACGATTGGGATCGACTCAGCGGGTGGCGGTTATGTCTGGGGTGATTTCAATGGTGACGGCTTCATCGATTGCTATAGTGTCAATGGCGGAGCTGGCGATAAGATTTTCGCTGGGCAAAGTGACGGCACATTCAAAGATGTCACGGCGTCGACAAAGATTTCGAACCCATATCCCACCATCACACCGATGTGGTTCGATTATGACAAAGACGGCAATCTCGATCTATATATTTCCAACGGTCGAACCGCCGACACCGCCGGAAACGAGACGTACTATCCGGATCAACTGTGGCACAACAACGGCGACGGCACATTCGAAAATCTCACGCAGAAGAACGGAATCAGTGATGCCGAGCAACCCCCATATTACGATTGCTGGGCATCGACTGTTGGCGACTATAACCTCGACGGATACCCGGATATCTTCGTTGCCGATTACCGCCTGCAACCCGACATGCTCTTTCGCAATAACGGAGGCACATCGTTTACCGATGTTGCTGCCGAGACCGGTGCGATCGGTGTTCCGACCGCCGATCCGAACTCCTTTGGACATGGTGCAGGATGCGAGTTTGCAGATTTTAACAATGACGGCCTGCCCGATCTCTTCGTCGGCAACCTCGGACATCCCGATTGGCGAGGCCAATTTTCAAATCCATCACTCCTATTTATTAATCAGGGCGGTGCCGACCACAAGTTCATCGATATGCATAAACAAATGGGCGTGAAGTTCTTCGAGATGAACTTCGGAGTTGTAACGCTCGATGCCGATCTCGATGGGAATCTAGACGCGTTTCACTGTCAATATGCCTATAATGCGACCTCAACGGGAGAACCGTATCGCCGTTCACGCATATATATCAACGACGGTCCGTCGAGAAATTATCATCTCTCGGACAAGACGTGGCATCTCGGCTGCAATATTCACGGCGCTTGGACAGCGGTACGCGGCGACTTCGATCATGATGGCGACATGGATCTCGTTGCGGCAAGTCCGACCGATCTTGTGCGCTACTTCCGAAACGATGTCACACGCAACGGGAAATATCTTTCCATCCGGCTCAAAGGTGATGCATCGCAGCATGTGAATACCGATGCATACGGAACGTCGATGACGATCTATGCAAATGGAAAGAAATGGTATCGTGACCTCATGAGCGGCGGCAGCGGTTCGACCGCTTCACAAAACTCGAATGAGATCAATCTCGGGCTCGGACAGGTGCCGTCCGTCGACAGTGTTGTCATTACGTGGCCGAACGGACGGAAGGCAACGCTCACAACGCTGCAACCGGATCATGGTTATCTGGTGAAGTATCCTGATATCGTGAATGTCACGTTCCAATCCGTACGACAGGAAACGACAAACCAGGCGAGCATTGTGGCTTCGGTTGACGGAGCGAACCTCACAGTACGATATACCGGCAGCGAAGCCATCTCGAACGCACGCATTGAAGTGCGAACACTACTCGGCTCGTTGGTTCGTTCACAACAAGC